In Humulus lupulus chromosome 7, drHumLupu1.1, whole genome shotgun sequence, the following are encoded in one genomic region:
- the LOC133790485 gene encoding biotin carboxyl carrier protein of acetyl-CoA carboxylase, chloroplastic → MASSSLATASAVTKSATLSHYNHNTYRSCPPSKVSFHLSHKPKLRFVTTKGVQPSRSCSTVVKAHLNEVSVDGSPKAAASPSHKSDPKHPKGKDPKPSNKPSSSVLATEESISEFISQVASLVKLVDSRDIVELKLKQLDCEVLIRKKEALPQPPPAPAPVATYQALPPSMAPPAPSALAPAPAPASSPPPSAAPAAPKSTKSSLPPLKCPMAGTFYRSPGPGEPPFVKVGDKVQKGQVLCIIEAMKLMNEIEADQSGTIVEVVAEDGKPVSVDTPLFVIQP, encoded by the exons ATGGCGTCTTCATCTCTGGCGACTGCTTCGGCCGTGACCAAATCCGCCACTTTGTCTCATTACAATCACAATACCTACAGGTCTTGCCCTCCTTCCAAGGTCTCATTCCATCTCTCTCATAAGCCCAAGCTCCGATTCGTCACCACCAAG GGTGTGCAGCCAAGTCGTAGTTGCTCCACTGTGGTCAAAGCTCACTTGAATGAG GTTTCCGTGGATGGATCCCCCAAAGCTGCAGCTTCTCCTTCACACAAGTCAGACCCAAAACACCCAAAAGGAaaagatccaaaaccatcaaacaAGCCTTCTTCTTCAGTTTTGGCGACTGAGGAATCAATCTCTGAGTTTATTAGTCAAGTTGCAAGCCTTGTAAA GCTTGTTGACTCACGAGACATTGTAGAGTTGAAATTGAAACAGCTTGACTGTGAAGTTTTAATTCGTAAAAAAGAGGCCTTGCCTCAGCCacctcctgctcctgctcctgtgGCTACATATCAAGCACTACCTCCATCTATGGCCCCACCAGCTCCATCTGCCCTTGCACCTGCACCTGCTCCAGCTTCTTCTCCACCACCCTCAGCAGCACCAGCGGCTCCCAAGTCTACAAAGTCATCGCTTCCACCGCTTAAATGTCCAATGGCAGGAACATTCTACAGAAGTCCTGGACCTGGTGAACCTCCATTTGTGAAG GTTGGAGACAAAGTACAGAAGGGACAAGTTTTGTGCATCATTGAGGCCATGAAATTGATGAATGAAATAGAA GCTGATCAATCTGGAACTATAGTAGAGGTTGTTGCAGAAGATGGCAAACCCGTCAGTGTGGACACG CCTTTATTTGTGATCCAACCCTAG